The proteins below come from a single Takifugu flavidus isolate HTHZ2018 chromosome 6, ASM371156v2, whole genome shotgun sequence genomic window:
- the LOC130527328 gene encoding endonuclease V-like isoform X2, whose amino-acid sequence MFSAPPEALLKQWESEQDRLRLQLIQEDSEDWQSRTHFSGLERVAGVDLSYIKGDHVHACAQLAVLSYPELQVLYEDSQMVALTAPYIAGFLAFRETPFLLDALKRLEKNRPDLVPQVVFVDGNGLFHYREFGLACHLGVLSGLPCVGVAKNLLQVQGVRKSEEHQAQVAALKKGGDSFPLTAASGKVLGKVTDVLLLMEAAAYFRTATFKSVSRAAMKTFVSLQALRSSDSSSKPVYVSVGHKISVDTAVRLTHSCCRYRIPEPIRQRDALPRFLQSRISTLSTILPILSVGDITGSLPPSQNQLGSELTSLFGGRFTSLTSLRPLKLQSHLLDEHEASLLMTELTAQFRTQTVEPVGAHTHTCAHTHTHTQALVRVSLCFG is encoded by the exons ATGTTCTCTGCGCCTCCGGAAGCGTTGCTGAAGCAGTGGGAAAG CGAGCAGGACCGGCTCCGGCTGCAGCTGATCCAGGAGGACTCTGAGGACTGGCAGAGCAGGACCCACTTCTCTGGCCTGGAGAGGGTCGCGGGGGTGGACCTGTCCTACATCAAAGGAGACCACGTCCACGCCTGCGCCCAGCTGGCCGTGCTCAGCTAcccggagctgcag GTTCTGTATGAGGACAGCCAGATGGTGGCCCTGACAGCCCCCTACATCGCCGGCTTCCTGGCCTTCAGAGAGACCCCCTTCCTCCTGGACGCTCTGAAGCGGCTGGAGAAGAACCGACCGGACCTCGTCCCTCAG GTGGTCTTTGTTGATGGGAACGGGCTTTTCCACTACAGAG AGTTTGGCCTGGCCTGTCATCTGGGAGTGCTGTCAGGACTACCgtgtgtgggcgtggccaaaaACCTTCTGCAGGTACAAGGTGTGCGCAAGAGCGAGGAGCACCAGGCCCAG GTCGCTGCTCtgaagaagggaggagacagtTTTCCGCTCACCGCGGCCTCTGGGAAGGTGCTTGGGAAGGTGACGGACGTTCTCCTGCTCATGGAAGCTGCTGCTTACTTCAGAACAGCAACTTTTAAAAGTGTCTCCAGAGCAGCGATGAAGACGTTTGTGTCTCTTCAGGCTCTGAGAAGCTCTGACAGCAGTTCCAAACCTGTTTACGTGTCTGTTGGACACAAGATCAGCGTGGACACGGCCGTGcgcctcacacactcctgctgccGCTACCGGATCCCTGAGCCCATCcgacag AGGGACGCGCTCCCACGCTTCCTTCAGTCCCGCATCTCAACCCTCTCAACCATACTTCCGATTCTCTCTGTTGGTGACATCACAGGAAGTCTCCCTCCGTCCCAGAACCAGCTGGGTTCGGAGCTTACGTCACTCTTTGGTGGACGATTCACATCCTTGACGTCCCTCAGGCCTCTGAAGCTTCAGTCACACCTGCTGGACGAGCACGAAGCGTCTCTCTTAATGACGGAGCTGACGGCTCAGTTCAGAACCCAAACCGTCGAGCCTgtgggcgcgcacacacacacatgcgcgcacacacacacacacacacaggctttggTCCGCGTCTCCTTGTGCTTTGGGTGA
- the LOC130527328 gene encoding endonuclease V-like isoform X3 has product MFSAPPEALLKQWESEQDRLRLQLIQEDSEDWQSRTHFSGLERVAGVDLSYIKGDHVHACAQLAVLSYPELQVLYEDSQMVALTAPYIAGFLAFRETPFLLDALKRLEKNRPDLVPQVVFVDGNGLFHYREFGLACHLGVLSGLPCVGVAKNLLQVQGVRKSEEHQAQVAALKKGGDSFPLTAASGKVLGKALRSSDSSSKPVYVSVGHKISVDTAVRLTHSCCRYRIPEPIRQVVLCICCLQTFSRTCRMCVMLPSKGDGEPEGTGRGGAESKHQREWGTPSFVQPPFCLSTSLFRGTRSHASFSPASQPSQPYFRFSLLVTSQEVSLRPRTSWVRSLRHSLVDDSHP; this is encoded by the exons ATGTTCTCTGCGCCTCCGGAAGCGTTGCTGAAGCAGTGGGAAAG CGAGCAGGACCGGCTCCGGCTGCAGCTGATCCAGGAGGACTCTGAGGACTGGCAGAGCAGGACCCACTTCTCTGGCCTGGAGAGGGTCGCGGGGGTGGACCTGTCCTACATCAAAGGAGACCACGTCCACGCCTGCGCCCAGCTGGCCGTGCTCAGCTAcccggagctgcag GTTCTGTATGAGGACAGCCAGATGGTGGCCCTGACAGCCCCCTACATCGCCGGCTTCCTGGCCTTCAGAGAGACCCCCTTCCTCCTGGACGCTCTGAAGCGGCTGGAGAAGAACCGACCGGACCTCGTCCCTCAG GTGGTCTTTGTTGATGGGAACGGGCTTTTCCACTACAGAG AGTTTGGCCTGGCCTGTCATCTGGGAGTGCTGTCAGGACTACCgtgtgtgggcgtggccaaaaACCTTCTGCAGGTACAAGGTGTGCGCAAGAGCGAGGAGCACCAGGCCCAG GTCGCTGCTCtgaagaagggaggagacagtTTTCCGCTCACCGCGGCCTCTGGGAAGGTGCTTGGGAAG GCTCTGAGAAGCTCTGACAGCAGTTCCAAACCTGTTTACGTGTCTGTTGGACACAAGATCAGCGTGGACACGGCCGTGcgcctcacacactcctgctgccGCTACCGGATCCCTGAGCCCATCcgacag GTGGTGCTGTGCATCTGCTGCCTGCAGACGTTCTCCCGAACATGTCGGATGTGTGTGATGCTTCCATCAAAGGGTGATGGCGAGCCAGAGGGgacaggaaggggaggagcTGAAAGTAAACATCAGAGAGAATGGGGGACACCTTCCTTTGTCCAACCACCGTTCTGTCTTTCAACCTCCCTCTTCAGAGGGACGCGCTCCCACGCTTCCTTCAGTCCCGCATCTCAACCCTCTCAACCATACTTCCGATTCTCTCTGTTGGTGACATCACAGGAAGTCTCCCTCCGTCCCAGAACCAGCTGGGTTCGGAGCTTACGTCACTCTTTGGTGGACGATTCACATCCTTGA
- the LOC130527328 gene encoding endonuclease V-like isoform X8 translates to MFSAPPEALLKQWESEQDRLRLQLIQEDSEDWQSRTHFSGLERVAGVDLSYIKGDHVHACAQLAVLSYPELQVLYEDSQMVALTAPYIAGFLAFRETPFLLDALKRLEKNRPDLVPQVVFVDGNGLFHYREFGLACHLGVLSGLPCVGVAKNLLQVQGVRKSEEHQAQVAALKKGGDSFPLTAASGKVLGKALRSSDSSSKPVYVSVGHKISVDTAVRLTHSCCRYRIPEPIRQADRRSREYLRSHLPGART, encoded by the exons ATGTTCTCTGCGCCTCCGGAAGCGTTGCTGAAGCAGTGGGAAAG CGAGCAGGACCGGCTCCGGCTGCAGCTGATCCAGGAGGACTCTGAGGACTGGCAGAGCAGGACCCACTTCTCTGGCCTGGAGAGGGTCGCGGGGGTGGACCTGTCCTACATCAAAGGAGACCACGTCCACGCCTGCGCCCAGCTGGCCGTGCTCAGCTAcccggagctgcag GTTCTGTATGAGGACAGCCAGATGGTGGCCCTGACAGCCCCCTACATCGCCGGCTTCCTGGCCTTCAGAGAGACCCCCTTCCTCCTGGACGCTCTGAAGCGGCTGGAGAAGAACCGACCGGACCTCGTCCCTCAG GTGGTCTTTGTTGATGGGAACGGGCTTTTCCACTACAGAG AGTTTGGCCTGGCCTGTCATCTGGGAGTGCTGTCAGGACTACCgtgtgtgggcgtggccaaaaACCTTCTGCAGGTACAAGGTGTGCGCAAGAGCGAGGAGCACCAGGCCCAG GTCGCTGCTCtgaagaagggaggagacagtTTTCCGCTCACCGCGGCCTCTGGGAAGGTGCTTGGGAAG GCTCTGAGAAGCTCTGACAGCAGTTCCAAACCTGTTTACGTGTCTGTTGGACACAAGATCAGCGTGGACACGGCCGTGcgcctcacacactcctgctgccGCTACCGGATCCCTGAGCCCATCcgacag GCCGACCGGCGCTCCAGGGAATACCTCCGCTCACACCTTCCTGGAGCACGAACCTGA
- the LOC130527328 gene encoding endonuclease V-like isoform X7, which produces MFSAPPEALLKQWESEQDRLRLQLIQEDSEDWQSRTHFSGLERVAGVDLSYIKGDHVHACAQLAVLSYPELQVLYEDSQMVALTAPYIAGFLAFRETPFLLDALKRLEKNRPDLVPQVVFVDGNGLFHYREFGLACHLGVLSGLPCVGVAKNLLQVQGVRKSEEHQAQVAALKKGGDSFPLTAASGKVLGKALRSSDSSSKPVYVSVGHKISVDTAVRLTHSCCRYRIPEPIRQLSGGISVELDSNVGVAEADRRSREYLRSHLPGART; this is translated from the exons ATGTTCTCTGCGCCTCCGGAAGCGTTGCTGAAGCAGTGGGAAAG CGAGCAGGACCGGCTCCGGCTGCAGCTGATCCAGGAGGACTCTGAGGACTGGCAGAGCAGGACCCACTTCTCTGGCCTGGAGAGGGTCGCGGGGGTGGACCTGTCCTACATCAAAGGAGACCACGTCCACGCCTGCGCCCAGCTGGCCGTGCTCAGCTAcccggagctgcag GTTCTGTATGAGGACAGCCAGATGGTGGCCCTGACAGCCCCCTACATCGCCGGCTTCCTGGCCTTCAGAGAGACCCCCTTCCTCCTGGACGCTCTGAAGCGGCTGGAGAAGAACCGACCGGACCTCGTCCCTCAG GTGGTCTTTGTTGATGGGAACGGGCTTTTCCACTACAGAG AGTTTGGCCTGGCCTGTCATCTGGGAGTGCTGTCAGGACTACCgtgtgtgggcgtggccaaaaACCTTCTGCAGGTACAAGGTGTGCGCAAGAGCGAGGAGCACCAGGCCCAG GTCGCTGCTCtgaagaagggaggagacagtTTTCCGCTCACCGCGGCCTCTGGGAAGGTGCTTGGGAAG GCTCTGAGAAGCTCTGACAGCAGTTCCAAACCTGTTTACGTGTCTGTTGGACACAAGATCAGCGTGGACACGGCCGTGcgcctcacacactcctgctgccGCTACCGGATCCCTGAGCCCATCcgacag CTTTCAGGAGGAATATCGGTGGAGTTAGACTCTAACGTTGGTGTGGCTGAG GCCGACCGGCGCTCCAGGGAATACCTCCGCTCACACCTTCCTGGAGCACGAACCTGA
- the LOC130527328 gene encoding endonuclease V-like isoform X4, with protein sequence MFSAPPEALLKQWESEQDRLRLQLIQEDSEDWQSRTHFSGLERVAGVDLSYIKGDHVHACAQLAVLSYPELQVLYEDSQMVALTAPYIAGFLAFRETPFLLDALKRLEKNRPDLVPQVVFVDGNGLFHYREFGLACHLGVLSGLPCVGVAKNLLQVQGVRKSEEHQAQVAALKKGGDSFPLTAASGKVLGKALRSSDSSSKPVYVSVGHKISVDTAVRLTHSCCRYRIPEPIRQRDALPRFLQSRISTLSTILPILSVGDITGSLPPSQNQLGSELTSLFGGRFTSLTSLRPLKLQSHLLDEHEASLLMTELTAQFRTQTVEPVGAHTHTCAHTHTHTQALVRVSLCFG encoded by the exons ATGTTCTCTGCGCCTCCGGAAGCGTTGCTGAAGCAGTGGGAAAG CGAGCAGGACCGGCTCCGGCTGCAGCTGATCCAGGAGGACTCTGAGGACTGGCAGAGCAGGACCCACTTCTCTGGCCTGGAGAGGGTCGCGGGGGTGGACCTGTCCTACATCAAAGGAGACCACGTCCACGCCTGCGCCCAGCTGGCCGTGCTCAGCTAcccggagctgcag GTTCTGTATGAGGACAGCCAGATGGTGGCCCTGACAGCCCCCTACATCGCCGGCTTCCTGGCCTTCAGAGAGACCCCCTTCCTCCTGGACGCTCTGAAGCGGCTGGAGAAGAACCGACCGGACCTCGTCCCTCAG GTGGTCTTTGTTGATGGGAACGGGCTTTTCCACTACAGAG AGTTTGGCCTGGCCTGTCATCTGGGAGTGCTGTCAGGACTACCgtgtgtgggcgtggccaaaaACCTTCTGCAGGTACAAGGTGTGCGCAAGAGCGAGGAGCACCAGGCCCAG GTCGCTGCTCtgaagaagggaggagacagtTTTCCGCTCACCGCGGCCTCTGGGAAGGTGCTTGGGAAG GCTCTGAGAAGCTCTGACAGCAGTTCCAAACCTGTTTACGTGTCTGTTGGACACAAGATCAGCGTGGACACGGCCGTGcgcctcacacactcctgctgccGCTACCGGATCCCTGAGCCCATCcgacag AGGGACGCGCTCCCACGCTTCCTTCAGTCCCGCATCTCAACCCTCTCAACCATACTTCCGATTCTCTCTGTTGGTGACATCACAGGAAGTCTCCCTCCGTCCCAGAACCAGCTGGGTTCGGAGCTTACGTCACTCTTTGGTGGACGATTCACATCCTTGACGTCCCTCAGGCCTCTGAAGCTTCAGTCACACCTGCTGGACGAGCACGAAGCGTCTCTCTTAATGACGGAGCTGACGGCTCAGTTCAGAACCCAAACCGTCGAGCCTgtgggcgcgcacacacacacatgcgcgcacacacacacacacacacaggctttggTCCGCGTCTCCTTGTGCTTTGGGTGA
- the LOC130527328 gene encoding endonuclease V-like isoform X1, with amino-acid sequence MFSAPPEALLKQWESEQDRLRLQLIQEDSEDWQSRTHFSGLERVAGVDLSYIKGDHVHACAQLAVLSYPELQVLYEDSQMVALTAPYIAGFLAFRETPFLLDALKRLEKNRPDLVPQVVFVDGNGLFHYREFGLACHLGVLSGLPCVGVAKNLLQVQGVRKSEEHQAQVAALKKGGDSFPLTAASGKVLGKVTDVLLLMEAAAYFRTATFKSVSRAAMKTFVSLQALRSSDSSSKPVYVSVGHKISVDTAVRLTHSCCRYRIPEPIRQVVLCICCLQTFSRTCRMCVMLPSKGDGEPEGTGRGGAESKHQREWGTPSFVQPPFCLSTSLFRGTRSHASFSPASQPSQPYFRFSLLVTSQEVSLRPRTSWVRSLRHSLVDDSHP; translated from the exons ATGTTCTCTGCGCCTCCGGAAGCGTTGCTGAAGCAGTGGGAAAG CGAGCAGGACCGGCTCCGGCTGCAGCTGATCCAGGAGGACTCTGAGGACTGGCAGAGCAGGACCCACTTCTCTGGCCTGGAGAGGGTCGCGGGGGTGGACCTGTCCTACATCAAAGGAGACCACGTCCACGCCTGCGCCCAGCTGGCCGTGCTCAGCTAcccggagctgcag GTTCTGTATGAGGACAGCCAGATGGTGGCCCTGACAGCCCCCTACATCGCCGGCTTCCTGGCCTTCAGAGAGACCCCCTTCCTCCTGGACGCTCTGAAGCGGCTGGAGAAGAACCGACCGGACCTCGTCCCTCAG GTGGTCTTTGTTGATGGGAACGGGCTTTTCCACTACAGAG AGTTTGGCCTGGCCTGTCATCTGGGAGTGCTGTCAGGACTACCgtgtgtgggcgtggccaaaaACCTTCTGCAGGTACAAGGTGTGCGCAAGAGCGAGGAGCACCAGGCCCAG GTCGCTGCTCtgaagaagggaggagacagtTTTCCGCTCACCGCGGCCTCTGGGAAGGTGCTTGGGAAGGTGACGGACGTTCTCCTGCTCATGGAAGCTGCTGCTTACTTCAGAACAGCAACTTTTAAAAGTGTCTCCAGAGCAGCGATGAAGACGTTTGTGTCTCTTCAGGCTCTGAGAAGCTCTGACAGCAGTTCCAAACCTGTTTACGTGTCTGTTGGACACAAGATCAGCGTGGACACGGCCGTGcgcctcacacactcctgctgccGCTACCGGATCCCTGAGCCCATCcgacag GTGGTGCTGTGCATCTGCTGCCTGCAGACGTTCTCCCGAACATGTCGGATGTGTGTGATGCTTCCATCAAAGGGTGATGGCGAGCCAGAGGGgacaggaaggggaggagcTGAAAGTAAACATCAGAGAGAATGGGGGACACCTTCCTTTGTCCAACCACCGTTCTGTCTTTCAACCTCCCTCTTCAGAGGGACGCGCTCCCACGCTTCCTTCAGTCCCGCATCTCAACCCTCTCAACCATACTTCCGATTCTCTCTGTTGGTGACATCACAGGAAGTCTCCCTCCGTCCCAGAACCAGCTGGGTTCGGAGCTTACGTCACTCTTTGGTGGACGATTCACATCCTTGA
- the LOC130527328 gene encoding endonuclease V-like isoform X5, with product MFSAPPEALLKQWESEQDRLRLQLIQEDSEDWQSRTHFSGLERVAGVDLSYIKGDHVHACAQLAVLSYPELQVLYEDSQMVALTAPYIAGFLAFRETPFLLDALKRLEKNRPDLVPQVVFVDGNGLFHYREFGLACHLGVLSGLPCVGVAKNLLQVQGVRKSEEHQAQVAALKKGGDSFPLTAASGKVLGKVTDVLLLMEAAAYFRTATFKSVSRAAMKTFVSLQALRSSDSSSKPVYVSVGHKISVDTAVRLTHSCCRYRIPEPIRQLSGGISVELDSNVGVAEADRRSREYLRSHLPGART from the exons ATGTTCTCTGCGCCTCCGGAAGCGTTGCTGAAGCAGTGGGAAAG CGAGCAGGACCGGCTCCGGCTGCAGCTGATCCAGGAGGACTCTGAGGACTGGCAGAGCAGGACCCACTTCTCTGGCCTGGAGAGGGTCGCGGGGGTGGACCTGTCCTACATCAAAGGAGACCACGTCCACGCCTGCGCCCAGCTGGCCGTGCTCAGCTAcccggagctgcag GTTCTGTATGAGGACAGCCAGATGGTGGCCCTGACAGCCCCCTACATCGCCGGCTTCCTGGCCTTCAGAGAGACCCCCTTCCTCCTGGACGCTCTGAAGCGGCTGGAGAAGAACCGACCGGACCTCGTCCCTCAG GTGGTCTTTGTTGATGGGAACGGGCTTTTCCACTACAGAG AGTTTGGCCTGGCCTGTCATCTGGGAGTGCTGTCAGGACTACCgtgtgtgggcgtggccaaaaACCTTCTGCAGGTACAAGGTGTGCGCAAGAGCGAGGAGCACCAGGCCCAG GTCGCTGCTCtgaagaagggaggagacagtTTTCCGCTCACCGCGGCCTCTGGGAAGGTGCTTGGGAAGGTGACGGACGTTCTCCTGCTCATGGAAGCTGCTGCTTACTTCAGAACAGCAACTTTTAAAAGTGTCTCCAGAGCAGCGATGAAGACGTTTGTGTCTCTTCAGGCTCTGAGAAGCTCTGACAGCAGTTCCAAACCTGTTTACGTGTCTGTTGGACACAAGATCAGCGTGGACACGGCCGTGcgcctcacacactcctgctgccGCTACCGGATCCCTGAGCCCATCcgacag CTTTCAGGAGGAATATCGGTGGAGTTAGACTCTAACGTTGGTGTGGCTGAG GCCGACCGGCGCTCCAGGGAATACCTCCGCTCACACCTTCCTGGAGCACGAACCTGA
- the LOC130527328 gene encoding endonuclease V-like isoform X6, with amino-acid sequence MFSAPPEALLKQWESEQDRLRLQLIQEDSEDWQSRTHFSGLERVAGVDLSYIKGDHVHACAQLAVLSYPELQVLYEDSQMVALTAPYIAGFLAFRETPFLLDALKRLEKNRPDLVPQVVFVDGNGLFHYREFGLACHLGVLSGLPCVGVAKNLLQVQGVRKSEEHQAQVAALKKGGDSFPLTAASGKVLGKVTDVLLLMEAAAYFRTATFKSVSRAAMKTFVSLQALRSSDSSSKPVYVSVGHKISVDTAVRLTHSCCRYRIPEPIRQADRRSREYLRSHLPGART; translated from the exons ATGTTCTCTGCGCCTCCGGAAGCGTTGCTGAAGCAGTGGGAAAG CGAGCAGGACCGGCTCCGGCTGCAGCTGATCCAGGAGGACTCTGAGGACTGGCAGAGCAGGACCCACTTCTCTGGCCTGGAGAGGGTCGCGGGGGTGGACCTGTCCTACATCAAAGGAGACCACGTCCACGCCTGCGCCCAGCTGGCCGTGCTCAGCTAcccggagctgcag GTTCTGTATGAGGACAGCCAGATGGTGGCCCTGACAGCCCCCTACATCGCCGGCTTCCTGGCCTTCAGAGAGACCCCCTTCCTCCTGGACGCTCTGAAGCGGCTGGAGAAGAACCGACCGGACCTCGTCCCTCAG GTGGTCTTTGTTGATGGGAACGGGCTTTTCCACTACAGAG AGTTTGGCCTGGCCTGTCATCTGGGAGTGCTGTCAGGACTACCgtgtgtgggcgtggccaaaaACCTTCTGCAGGTACAAGGTGTGCGCAAGAGCGAGGAGCACCAGGCCCAG GTCGCTGCTCtgaagaagggaggagacagtTTTCCGCTCACCGCGGCCTCTGGGAAGGTGCTTGGGAAGGTGACGGACGTTCTCCTGCTCATGGAAGCTGCTGCTTACTTCAGAACAGCAACTTTTAAAAGTGTCTCCAGAGCAGCGATGAAGACGTTTGTGTCTCTTCAGGCTCTGAGAAGCTCTGACAGCAGTTCCAAACCTGTTTACGTGTCTGTTGGACACAAGATCAGCGTGGACACGGCCGTGcgcctcacacactcctgctgccGCTACCGGATCCCTGAGCCCATCcgacag GCCGACCGGCGCTCCAGGGAATACCTCCGCTCACACCTTCCTGGAGCACGAACCTGA